One stretch of Dokdonia sp. Hel_I_53 DNA includes these proteins:
- a CDS encoding bifunctional metallophosphatase/5'-nucleotidase, with protein MIRRHFLKQTAAAGSFLSLGGLTSSAFSIGTKKHITILHTNDVHSHIEPFPSNDSKYANLGGVSRRSTIIENIRKQEPNVLLLDAGDMFQGTPYFNFYGGELEFKLMSMMGYDAATIGNHDFDNGIGGLAAQVPNAKFKLLSANYDFKNTIMDGLTNPYSIYIKDEVRIGVFGIGLQLDGLVNKKMYKETVYLDPVEITTDTVNTLRNEGHCDLVICLSHLGYSYKDETIISDMTLAKKTSGIDLIIGGHTHTFLEKPTVVKNKDGQSVLINQVGWGGINLGRIDFILDDAKNVTNSSLILDV; from the coding sequence ATGATACGTAGACATTTTTTAAAACAAACAGCCGCTGCAGGAAGTTTTTTAAGTTTAGGAGGGCTCACTTCAAGTGCTTTTTCCATAGGCACTAAAAAACATATTACCATTCTACACACAAACGATGTGCACAGTCACATTGAGCCTTTTCCGTCTAATGATTCAAAATATGCAAATCTGGGAGGTGTCTCAAGACGGTCAACTATTATTGAAAACATTAGAAAACAAGAACCTAATGTCCTACTACTAGATGCTGGAGATATGTTTCAAGGCACTCCGTATTTTAATTTTTATGGAGGAGAATTAGAATTCAAATTAATGTCTATGATGGGGTATGACGCCGCCACTATTGGGAATCATGATTTTGATAATGGCATAGGTGGGCTGGCTGCTCAAGTTCCTAATGCTAAGTTCAAACTACTGAGTGCCAACTATGACTTCAAGAATACGATTATGGATGGACTAACAAATCCTTATAGCATATATATAAAAGACGAGGTACGAATAGGTGTTTTTGGAATCGGGTTGCAATTAGATGGTTTAGTTAACAAAAAAATGTACAAAGAAACCGTTTATTTAGACCCTGTAGAAATAACTACCGACACTGTAAACACACTTAGAAATGAGGGACACTGCGACCTCGTTATTTGCCTATCTCATTTAGGATACAGCTATAAGGATGAAACTATAATTTCAGACATGACCCTAGCAAAAAAGACTTCTGGGATTGACCTCATTATAGGAGGACATACGCATACCTTTTTAGAAAAGCCGACAGTAGTAAAAAATAAAGACGGTCAATCTGTGCTAATTAATCAAGTAGGTTGGGGTGGGATTAATCTAGGGAGAATAGATTTTATTCTGGATGACGCAAAGAACGTTACAAACTCTAGTCTTATACTGGACGTTTAG